A window from Kovacikia minuta CCNUW1 encodes these proteins:
- a CDS encoding type II toxin-antitoxin system HicA family toxin: MCKIVEQKGWILRKITGSHHIYENPEIEQILSIPVHRNQDLKIGTLKALMKIAQLSEEDLL; the protein is encoded by the coding sequence TTGTGCAAGATTGTGGAGCAAAAAGGCTGGATATTGCGAAAAATTACTGGCAGTCATCACATTTATGAGAATCCCGAAATAGAGCAAATTTTGTCAATTCCAGTTCATCGCAATCAAGATCTGAAGATTGGAACCTTGAAAGCCTTGATGAAAATAGCCCAATTATCTGAAGAAGATTTACTTTGA